Proteins encoded by one window of Asterias rubens chromosome 18, eAstRub1.3, whole genome shotgun sequence:
- the LOC117302408 gene encoding ATP-binding cassette sub-family F member 3-like encodes MAACGVILTSTLPAIDGDLLNYVTGVLEDADEFNNANDVYEAVGGVLHEVAQDKETDEILKLCEKLLKAVKVGTDQGSNASTSMILLDAPVHIGARLEAEEHGEGDASIWMVKKDNSMLVNKKKLEKAEAKIKAKQERRAQKEVTTTKQTGSTITASASQAVNRKEQKMDESGNSRATDIRIENFDVAFGDKVLLKEANLTLTFGRRYGFCGRNGAGKSTLLKMISSGELRIQSHISILHVEQEVIGDETIALDSVLESDVLREKLLKEERQLIEKLNATSPGGADPTVSSRLSQVYASLEEIEADKAPAKAGMILAGLGFSQDMQKMKTREFSGGWRMRLALARALFSKPDLLLLDEPTNMLDIKAILWLESYLQNWPSTLLVVSHDKNFLDVVSTDILYLHSKTLDAFKGDYETFFKTKTERLSNQQKEFEAQKQFREHVQGFINRFRYNANRAALVQSKIKMLDKLPVLKPVERDPDVILKFPAEFEKLSPPILQLDEVEFYYTKEKPIFKKIDISANMESRTCIVGENGSGKTTLLKILIGEHHPVAGVLHKHRNLRVGYFSQHHVDQLDMDQTPIEVVASRFPGHTVERYRHQLGSFGVTGELATRSVASLSGGQKSRVAFALMCMGNPNFLILDEPTNHLDIETVEALGKAINAFKGGVMLVSHDESLIRMTCKELWVCANGEVTSMEGGLDEYKRIVEAEFAAQK; translated from the exons ATGGCGGCGTGCGGTGTTATTTTGACGTCGACACTACCTGCGATTGATGGGGATTTGTTGAATTATGTGACTG gtgttcTAGAGGATGCCGATGAGTTTAATAATGCCAACGATGTCTACGAAGCAGTGGGCGGAGTCCTACACGAAGTTGCCCAAGACAAGGAGACAGATGAAATCTTGAAGCTTTGTGAAAAACTTCTTAAAGCCGTGAAAGT cGGAACTGATCAGGGGTCCAATGCGTCTACCAGCATGATCCTCCTTGATGCTCCAGTGCACATCGGTGCGAGACTTGAAG cTGAAGAACATGGAGAAGGTGACGCTTCAATATGGATGGTGAAAAAGGACAACTCAATG CTGGTTAACAAAAAGAAACTGGAAAAAGCAGAAGCGAAGATAAAAGCGAAGCAGGAACGACGAGCACAAAAAGAAGTaacgacaacaaaacaaacagg GTCTACCATTACAGCATCAGCTAGCCAGGCTGTCAACAGAAAGGAACAAAAAATGGACGAATCTGGAAACAGTCGGGCAACGGACATCAGAATCGAGAACTTTGATGTGGCATTTGGTGACAA AGTGTTGTTAAAAGAAGCCAATTTGACCTTGACCTTTGGAAGAAGGTATGGTTTTTGCGGAAGGAACGGCGCAGGAAAGAGCACATTACTAAAAATGATCTCAAg TGGCGAGCTTCGCATCCAGTCTCATATCAGTATTCTTCACGTTGAACAAGAAGTTATTGGAGACGAGACGATAGCATTGGACAGTGTGCTAGAGAGCGACGTGCTGAGAGAAAAACTTCTGAAGGAGGAGCGACAACTCATCGAGAAGCTCAACGCCACAAG TCCGGGTGGTGCAGATCCCACTGTCAGCAGCAGACTGTCGCAGGTGTACGCAAGTCTTGAAGAGATAGAGGCTGATAAAGCTCCGGCAAA GGCAGGGATGATTCTAGCCGGATTGGGATTCTCACAAGATATGCAGAAAATGAAAACACG GGAGTTCTCCGGAGGTTGGAGGATGCGCTTGGCACTAGCGAGGGCGCTCTTCTCTAAGCCAGACCTACTGTTACTTGACGAGCCTACAAACATGTTAGATATAAAAGCCATCCTGTGGCTTGAGAGTTACCTACAG AATTGGCCGAGCACTCTTCTAGTCGTCTCCCACGACAAAAACTTCCTGGATGTCGTCTCCACCGATATTCTTTACCTCCACTCAAAAACATTGGATGCGTTCAAAGGCGATTACGAGACGTTCTTCAAGACGAAAACCGAACGTCTGTCCAACCAGCAGAAGGAGTTTGAAGCACAGAAACAGTTCAGGGAGCACGTTCAG GGATTTATCAATAGGTTCAGATACAATGCCAATAGAGCAGCACTGGTACAGAGTAAGATTAAGATGCTGGATAAGCT GCCAGTTTTGAAACCAGTGGAGCGTGATCCAGATGTCATTCTAAA ATTCCCCGCAGAGTTTGAAAAGTTATCTCCGCCAATCCTACAGCTGGATGAAGTCGAATTCTACTATACGAAGGAGAAACCAATATTCAAAAAGATTGATATTTCGGCGAATATGGAATCACGGACATGTATA GTCGGTGAGAACGGCTCCGGTAAGACGACGTTACTCAAGATCCTGATCGGCGAGCACCATCCAGTGGCGGGTGTCCTCCACAAACACAGAAATCTACGAGTGGGGTACTTCAGTCAGCATCATGTCGACCAACTGGACATGGACCAGACACCAATCGAAGTTGTAGCATCACGTTTCCCAG GTCATACAGTGGAGAGATATAGACACCAACTGGGAAGCTTTGGAGTGACCGGAGAGCTGGCCACAAGATCTGTGGCCAGCTTATCAGGGGGACAGAAGAGTCGAGTCGCCTTCGCACTCATGTGTATGGGGAA TCCGAACTTTTTGATTCTTGACGAGCCGACCAATCATCTGGACATAGAAACCGTAGAGGCTTTGGGTAAAGCTATTAATGCATTCAAG GGAGGCGTAATGCTAGTATCTCACGACGAGAGTCTTATACGTATGACCTGCAAGGAATTATGGGTGTGTGCAAATGGTGAGGTGACGTCAATGGAGGGGGGACTGGACGAATACAAGCGAATCGTCGAGGCAGAGTTTGCTGCTCAGAAGTAA
- the LOC117302415 gene encoding TAF5-like RNA polymerase II p300/CBP-associated factor-associated factor 65 kDa subunit 5L yields the protein MKRVNSEQIQTAVLSYLKRRQFIDSSSETFSKKSLRLTEPLSVMATEAAIKRETGVLNVISCTTCESDPENYEQQYSQIKTFIENTVAPFKDELSLLLYPLFIHLFLDMITNGHKSAAHSLHSKHCESFLDTSGQRDTSGQRELVQSLTGVMNSMDLLTNDHLTAFRDSKYVIPMSQEAVQFLLRYLQSQDNSMLLKVFNLHIQIEVRGATTVSSNPNSDNGSQAVNPTLPPSDNHSTSSEEDKAKERAALAENIEKVNKGPPTLPSILLYTFANAYQRLSCATLSADNSLLCGGFEDSSIQLWSLTSKKLRESPHDVDISKVHIAGDYMEGQAYEDSVGSESRILRGHSGPVYGTCLMPDNKVLLSCSEDTTVRAWNLDTLSNVAVYRGHNYPIWGIESSPMGLYFATASKDNTARLWTAERTFPLRIFVGHLMDVDCVKFHPNCKYLATGSSDKTIRLWNIHDGKTVRLFNGHRGTVLALAISPDGRYVASAGEDRRVKLWDIGSGSLVKELRGHTDSVYSLAFSPDSSMLSTGGIDNTLRIWDVRHNYSATQSESGSATELLGSFSIKSTVLHYSQFTKCNLLTTAGVTSQS from the exons ATGAAAAGGGTCAACAGTGAGCAGATACAAACGGCTGTTTTAAGTTATCTCAAGCGACGGCAGTTTATT gATTCCAGCAGTGAGACATTTAGTAAGAAGTCGCTACGTCTTACAGAACCTTTGTCTGTAATGGCTACCGAGGCGGCCATTAAGAGAGAGACTGGAGTCCTGAACGTCATCTCGTGCACAACATG cgAGTCGGATCCAGAGAACTATGAGCAGCAGTATTCCCAGATCAAGACGTTCATTGAAAATACGGTGGCACCTTTCAAG GATGAGCTGAGTTTGCTTCTCTACCCGTTGTTTATCCATCTCTTTCTGGACATGATAACAAATGGCCACAAGTCAGCAG CTCATAGCCTTCACAGCAAACACTGCGAGTCCTTCTTGGATACCAGTGGACAGCGAGATACCAGTGGACAGCGAGAGTTAGTGCAAAGTTTGACCGGCGTAATGAACAGCATGGATCTCTTGACCAATGACCACCTGACGGCATTTAG AGACAGCAAATATGTCATTCCAATGAGCCAGGAAGCAGTGCAATTTCTCCTCCGCTACTTACAGAGTCAAGACAACTCCATGCTTCTTAAAGTCTTCAATCTCCACATCCAAATTGAAG TGCGAGGAGCAACGACCGTGTCATCCAATCCCAACAGTGATAACGGATCCCAAGCTGTCAATCCCACCCTCCCTCCCTCGGACAACCACTCCACCTCCTCAGAAGAAGATAAAGCCAAGGAACGAGCTGCTCTGGCAGAGAATATTGAGAAAGTTAACAAGGGTCCGCCGACTCTACCGTCGATCCTGCTGTACACATTCGCAAATGCATACCAAAG ACTCAGTTGTGCCACATTGTCGGCAGATAATTCCCTTCTCTGTGGCGGTTTTGAAGACTCCTCCATCCAGTTGTGGAGTTTGACCTCGAAGAAGCTGCGAGAGTCACCTCATGATGTCGACATCTCTAAGGTCCACATAGCTGGGGATTATATGGAGGGGCAGGCGTATGAAGACAG TGTCGGCAGTGAGAGCAGAATCCTAAGGGGGCACTCGGGACCTGTGTACGGTACGTGTCTGATGCCGGATAACAAGGTGCTGTTGTCATGCTCTGAAGATACCACAG TGAGGGCCTGGAATCTTGACACACTGTCCAATGTCGCCGTCTACAGAGGGCATAACTACCCCATTTGGGGGATAGAAAGCAGCCCAATGGGACTATACTTTGCTACGGCGTCCAAAGACAACACAGCGAGACTGTGGACGGCAGAGAGAACGTTTCCACTCAGGATATTTGTCGGCCATTTGATGGACGTAGAT TGTGTGAAGTTTCATCCGAACTGTAAGTACCTAGCCACCGGATCAAGCGACAAGACCATCAGACTCTGGAATATACACGATGGCAAGACGGTTCGATTATTTAATGGTCACAGG gGGACAGTTTTGGCTCTTGCCATATCGCCAGATGGAAGATATGTGGCATCTGCAG GTGAAGATCGGCGAGTGAAACTATGGGACATTGGCTCAGGCAGCCTGGTCAAGGAATTAAGGGGACACACAGACTCTGTCTACAGTCTTGCATTCAGTCCTGATAGCTCCATGCTCTCTACTG GTGGCATTGACAACACACTGAGAATATGGGATGTAAGACACAATTACTCTGCTACACA ATCTGAAAGTGGTTCTGCAACTGAACTCCTAGGATCTTTCTCCATCAAGTCAACGGTCCTTCACTATTCTCAGTTCACAAAATGTAATCTTTTGACAACTGCGGGAGTAACCTCACAGTCTTGA